TCTATCAGAGATTACCATAAGATTACTTATTTTAGCTCAAGCATTAAAAAATGGATATATAAAGAGAGATACTTTAAACTTTATTGTTAGTGATACGAGCTTCAGATACTCCATAATAACAGCGTTATTCATTAGTGATGTAATAGATAAAAATAATATAAAGATTATTAACAATAGCGATGATAACAAACAGTTATATAAAATCGCTATGGAAATTCAGGATATAGATATAAGTAAACTATATAAAATAGTTGATCTTGCAATAGCACAACTCAAAAAATCTTCAAATGAGGTTATACATACATATCAATCCTTGGATATAGAAATACGTGATATTATTAATCAATTATTGGAAGGAGTCAATATAACAGACCAGAGTTTTAATATTATTGCTAATGAATCTATAGATATATCAAATATTTCATATGCTAACTCAACTCAAGATATATATAGTTTACAAGATTCAAGGAATTATATTGATAGAATGTCATCTCTAAGATACCCGATGTATTACTATTTTGAGTACTATGAAAATGATAATATTGGTATATCAGATGTTGATATTAACTTTAAGAACATATCCAGCTCTAAGGTAGATAAATTAAACCTTACTTCTAGTAAACAAATAGATCTATCTAGGCTTAAATCATTATCTATTCAAACAATAGTCAAACAGATTAATAGCTATGATATTACTCTAAGAAGAACCTCAAATATTAATGTAGATAAGGAAAAATCAATTATTAGTTTAGTAAACTATAAGATAAGTTTACCCAATATCAGTACAAATTTAGTAATATCAATGATATTGTTATTAATACCATTATTGATAATATTAATTCACTTTAGGTTCTTCCTTAAAGGGAAACAAAGTAGCATTAAGACTATTTTTACTGAGCATAAATATGGTTCTACTATTCAAAATGAAGATCCATGGCTAAAAGCATTTATAGAATTTTGGAATACCATATATAAGATTTCTAAGATATTTAATATTAATATAGAGTTGAGCGACACTCACAGAGAAGTTCATCGTAAAATCTTGGATAAAATCAATGGTAAGAACCAATATATGGTGCTTAGTGAATTGATAAGATATTATGAGATTGCACGTTTCTCTCAATTTAGAGGAAATATAGATATAGATTTATTTAAATCAAGAATAGAGCTGTTAAAGAGATATTTACTATAGTGTAAATATAGGTAGTTGGTTATGTCGATAGATAGATTTACTTTAATATTAATAATATCATTAATATCATCCATATATACAATCTTACAATATCTATTTATTTCGTCAAGTATAGACAAAATTATTAATTTAATTATATGGTGTATTGCTGTGGGTCTTGCTTATCTAACCTATCTTTTATATCTCTGTAGTAACTGTAGAGAGCTAAAAATAATTTTATTGCCAAGAATCTCAAATTTGCATAAGATACTGGAAAGATTTTTAGTATTCTCAATAGAGTTATTAACAATAAGCTTTTTTGTTGAAAATATCTTTATAAAGATAATAGGTCGTAATTTTACTACTATAGCGATATCGTCATTGATGATAATCATTATATGGTTTCTTATGCAGAGACTATTATCTAGAAACATAAGGTTATTAATTGAGATAGTTCTAATTATAATAACCTATATATACACTCCTTCACTAACTCATGAAATGAAAGGCTTAGAAGAACAATTCAAGCTTATTGAGGTAATCTTTAATGCAATTGGATAATAAAACTCGAAATCTATTAATGTATACTACACTTATACTGATATTTTTATCTATAGCACTAGCAGTTCTTCAAAGATATATAGCATCAATAATATCAATATTATCAGCATTAGCATTGCTATCATTTATTAGTGAAGGTGAAGAAAAATAAGAAGTAGGTATCTATTCATAATATTGATTTTAATCATCCTTATTCTTCAAATATTTGAATACCAAGGCTATGATACATCATACTTTGGTGCATCGCCACTAAATAGTGATTGGGATGGTACATCAGAACTCTTAAACATAATTTATCTTAACACATTTAATGTTAATATTGTAACAAATTGGATGGATATGATTGCACTTAAAAATATACTAAGTTGTAAAAATAAATTGCTTGTTGTAATTTCTCCTGAAAAATCCTATACCTATCTAGATATAATCACTATTAAATCTATATTCAAGGAGAATTTTAGTATTTTAATAGCTGATGAAGGGCCCTATAGTAATTTCATATTAGAAGCATTGAATATTCCTATAGCAATAGATAGTCTAAACTTTATAAATATAAATAATAGTTATATTGTTAATGGAACCATATCTATAGATAATAGAGAATTTCAAATATGGTTTGCATATGCATCGCCCCTAAAGATATATAACTATAATGTATGTAAACCCATTGCTTTCATCTCTAATTATATAGTTGGAGTAGAATGTAATATTGATAAAAATATTTCTGCTATAATATTTGGAGATGGCTCAATATTCATAAATTCTGTATTACGTGAACGCTCTATCTATAATCCATATAGACAGATAGTAATAGAAATAATGAGAAAACTGTTATTGAATGAACATACTTGTGTATTTGTTGAGGCATCTAAGTATTGGTTAAGGTTAATGTCTATTGATGAACTATTAAAACAAAATGTCAGTAGTGATAAAATAATAGTTTCATTAGTACGTCCTATTAGATATTTAGCTAGTTCTATTAAAAATTTAAATGAC
Above is a genomic segment from Ignisphaera aggregans DSM 17230 containing:
- a CDS encoding hypothetical protein (KEGG: mmz:MmarC7_1354 hypothetical protein), coding for MILIILILQIFEYQGYDTSYFGASPLNSDWDGTSELLNIIYLNTFNVNIVTNWMDMIALKNILSCKNKLLVVISPEKSYTYLDIITIKSIFKENFSILIADEGPYSNFILEALNIPIAIDSLNFININNSYIVNGTISIDNREFQIWFAYASPLKIYNYNVCKPIAFISNYIVGVECNIDKNISAIIFGDGSIFINSVLRERSIYNPYRQIVIEIMRKLLLNEHTCVFVEASKYWLRLMSIDELLKQNVSSDKIIVSLVRPIRYLASSIKNLNDVFLFPSHGTSIFIFVIIFAIIIVLLNLNKIKMEYRSGVIEKETIIRPSIWEITKRICRYIKDCPSECKAQKLSITSRKRCLNYINNINNYELDKKISLLIQLILD
- a CDS encoding hypothetical protein (KEGG: cco:CCC13826_1652 hypothetical protein); translated protein: MSIDRFTLILIISLISSIYTILQYLFISSSIDKIINLIIWCIAVGLAYLTYLLYLCSNCRELKIILLPRISNLHKILERFLVFSIELLTISFFVENIFIKIIGRNFTTIAISSLMIIIIWFLMQRLLSRNIRLLIEIVLIIITYIYTPSLTHEMKGLEEQFKLIEVIFNAIG
- a CDS encoding hypothetical protein (KEGG: hypothetical protein), producing MKNFSVIIVLILMILFLYQVANIHIYSLDRHSIDLENKVLSYVSAIDSLYIWFSQLKTNEKPITPEQLYTILNNKTYILNIIEKIYEDPIIAIFTGGAVIRILKLYGIGSPYIDEEDIIRIIKTIALNTAECNSLFNNSKVLTKFINNLFGIDIANYSINDIREYSELVLKLGIERGISQEFLSEITIRLLILAQALKNGYIKRDTLNFIVSDTSFRYSIITALFISDVIDKNNIKIINNSDDNKQLYKIAMEIQDIDISKLYKIVDLAIAQLKKSSNEVIHTYQSLDIEIRDIINQLLEGVNITDQSFNIIANESIDISNISYANSTQDIYSLQDSRNYIDRMSSLRYPMYYYFEYYENDNIGISDVDINFKNISSSKVDKLNLTSSKQIDLSRLKSLSIQTIVKQINSYDITLRRTSNINVDKEKSIISLVNYKISLPNISTNLVISMILLLIPLLIILIHFRFFLKGKQSSIKTIFTEHKYGSTIQNEDPWLKAFIEFWNTIYKISKIFNINIELSDTHREVHRKILDKINGKNQYMVLSELIRYYEIARFSQFRGNIDIDLFKSRIELLKRYLL